In a genomic window of Anoplopoma fimbria isolate UVic2021 breed Golden Eagle Sablefish chromosome 6, Afim_UVic_2022, whole genome shotgun sequence:
- the psme4a gene encoding proteasome activator complex subunit 4A isoform X1, which yields MEKAQCDTLGFVPQKDIVYNKLLPYADKLDDESNDLLSKIKGNLCRAVQLREIWPGVLFWTRKLSTYMRLYGRKFSKEDHVLFIKLLYELVTIPKLEISMMQGLARLLINLLKKRELLSREDLELRWRPLYELHDRILFSKTEHLGLNWFPNSPRPRSSSKLIMIKLVQRCSVENVLKTLVKSCRPYFSESATQEMLDEWRPLLCPFDVTMQRAISYFELFLPTTLPPELHNKGFKLWFDELITLWLSVQNLPSWETHLVNIFARLANDNIGYIDWDPYIPKIFTRILRSLNLPVGTSQMMVSRYVTNAYDISHVVLWVSSLLGGPSKQAQAQLSGLFNSITSFFHPSNHGRWLMKLMKLLQRLPASVVRRLHRERYRKPTWLTPIPDSHKLTEEDITGFVESMMQPVLLAMFSKTGSLDAAQALQNLALMRPELVIPPVLEKTYPAMETLTEPHQLTATLSCMIGVARSLVSGGQRFPEGPTHMLPLLMRALPGVDPNDFSKCMITFQFIATFVTLVPLVDCSSALHERTDLTEVEREMCSASAEFEDFVLQFMDRCFALIDSSTLEQTREETETEKMTHLESLVELGLSSTFSTILTQCSLDIFKVALEKVFNFATTNIFETRVAGRMVADMCRAASKCHPAETLKVFVPHCCNIINQIAANEEVLNEEELDKEFLWNLQLLSEVTRVDGDKVLPYRSVLVQILQLTLHLKCKQGYTLACNLLHHILRSSALIYPTEYCSMPGGFHQPISDYLPIKDWGRPGDLWNLDIRWHVPSVEETSFAFYLLDLILQPELQRLQRFAQGEQDMSRDDVLQSLTIIQHCLLGAGSLMPPLKGEPIPELVHSMVNLDETNLYTGAKYDESRENYRDAVCKVMRQLLHYILEHSEDDTKSLFSIIKIISDLMHFKGSHKHEFDSRWKSFNLVKKSMENRLHGRKQHIRALLIDRVMLQHELRKLTVEGCQYRSIHQALMRDLLRLSTSTYSQVRSRAQNVLYTALGTYNFCCRDLIPHVMEFLNPDNSSVTQQQFKGALYCLLGSHGGVCLANLHDWDCIALTWPAVVRSGLSSAMSLEKPSIVRLFDDLADKIHRQYETIGVDFSIPGECCAVAKQLMVTGNPVPKEPVPSEEEAAEGLKRQELKNSESVEKYKQLIGDLLDFLNIRNMPWKFEHIAIGFLSLLLRDDHELPPPAVTFFVKNLNHDSLYVRKVAISAVAGILKQIKRPHKKVPVSPSELCGGKELSGIVAGDRLDNKWLQYNSSSLPRTQQEWDGCVFVEKTHWGYYCWPRKLMMYAPMEEQPKQNLTREEMTEREQIIFDHFSDPVFINQFIEFLSLEDRKGKDKFSPRRFCLFKGLFRNFSDVFLPVLRPHMERLVADTHESKQRCVAEIISGMIRGCKHWSYAKVESLWELLCPLLRTALSNITIETYADWGTCIATACESRDPRKLYWLFEMLMESPVNGEGGSFVDACRLYVLQGGLAQQEWRVPELLHRLLQYLEPKLTQVYKNVRERIGSVLTYIFMIDVNLPYTQPTTSPRISDFTERILLQLKPLNEGDEEIQNHVVEENEVGEQDERTQAIKLLKTVLKWLIASAGRSFSTAVPEHLRLLPLLFKIAPVENDDSYDELKRDAKTCLSLMSQGLLYTEQIPMVLSALQEIAGSSSWHARYTVLTYLQIMVFYNLFTFMSEKKAVNDVRALVIRLLEDEQLEVREMAATTLSGFLQCNFLSMEAPMQTHFEALCKTCLPKKRKRELGSTVDTIPSADLVRRHAGVLGLSACILSSPYDVPTWMPQLLMDLSAHLNDTQPIEMTVKKTLSNFRRTHHDNWQQHKQHFTDDQLLVLTDLLVSPCYYA from the exons ATACTTTTCAGAGTCTGCTACTCAGGAGATGCTGGATGAATGGAGACCACTCCTCTGTCCCTTTGATGTCACCATGCAAAGAGCAATTAGCTACTTTGAGCTCTTTCTACCCACGACTCTGCCTCCTGAGCTGCACAACAAGGGGTTCAA gtTGTGGTTTGATGAGTTGATCACCTTATGGTTGTCTGTGCAAAATCTTCCAAGCTGGGAAACG CATCTGGTTAATATCTTTGCCCGCTTGGCCAATGACAACATTGGCTACATTGATTGGGACCCTTACATCCCTAAG ATTTTCACCAGAATTTTGAGGAGTTTGAATCTCCCTGTGGGGACCAGTCAGATGATGGTATCACGATATGTCACTAATGCCTATGACATCAGCCATGTGGTGCTTTGGGTCTCATCCCTCCTG GGAGGACCTAGCAAACAAGCTCAAGCACAGCTCAGTGGCCTTTTCAACAGTATAACATCCTTCTTCCACCCATCAAACCATGGCCGCTGGCTG ATGAAGCTCATGAAGCTGCTCCAACGTCTTCCAGCCAGCGTGGTACGACGGCTGCACCGAGAGCGCTACAGAAAGCCCACATGGCTAACGCCAATACCAGACAGTCACAAGCTCACAGAGGAAGATATCACAGGCTTTGTGGAAAGTATGATGCAGCCGGTGCTGCTGGCCATGTTCAGCAAGACGGGCAGTCTCGATGCAGCCCAGGCCCTGCAAAACCTAGCCCTAATGAGGCCTGAGTTGGTCATTCCCCCCGTGCTGGAGAA AACGTACCCTGCTATGGAGACTCTAACAGAGCCACACCAGCTGACAGCCACTCTGAGCTGCATGATTGGTGTGGCACGGAGCCTAGTGTCAGGTGGGCAGCGCTTTCCTGAGGGGCCCACTCACATGCTGCCTCTTCTCATGAGGGCTTTGCCGGGTGTTGACCCAAATGACTTCAGCAAGTGCATG ATCACATTCCAATTTATTGCTACGTTTGTGACTCTTGTGCCTTTGGTGGACTGTTCGTCTGCCCTACATGAAAGAACTGACTTGACGGAG GTGGAAAGAGAGATGTGCTCAGCTTCAGCTGAATTTGAAGACTTTGTGCTTCAGTTCATGGACAG ATGCTTTGCCCTGATAGACAGCAGCACTCTGGAACAAACTCGcgaggaaacagaaacagagaaaatgactCATTTGGAGAGTCTGGTAGAGCTTGGCCTGTCTTCAACCTTTAGCACCATCCTCACACAGTGCTCCTTGGACATCTTCAAG GTGGCTCTGGAAAAGGTGTTCAACTTTGCAACCACCAACATCTTTGAGACACGTGTAGCTGGGAGAATGGTGGCTGACATGTGCAGAGCTGCTTCCAAG tGTCACCCTGCAGAGACTCTCAAGGTGTTTGTGCCTCACTGCTGCAATATCATAAACCAAATCGCTGCCA atgagGAAGTGTTGAATGAGGAGGAGCTTGACAAGGAGTTCTTGTGGAATCTCCAGCTACTGTCTGAG GTGACCCGGGTGGATGGTGACAAGGTCCTACCTTATCGTTCTGTCCTGGTTCAGATTTTGCAGTTGACGCTCCACCTCAAGTGTAAGCAGGGCTACACTCTAGCCTGCAACCTGCTGCACCACATCCTTCGCTCCTCAGCCCTCATCTACCCCACAGAGTACTGCAGTATGCCAGGAGGCTTCCACCAACCAATCAGTGACTACTTACCCATCAAG GACTGGGGTCGGCCCGGGGACCTGTGGAATTTGGATATCCGATGGCATGTGCCCAGTGTTGAAGAGACCTCCTTCGCTTTTTATCTACTGGACCTGATACTCCAGCCTGAACTTCAGCGCCTTCAGAGATTTGCACAGGGAGAACAGGACATGAGCAG agatGACGTCCTACAGAGCCTGACCATTATTCAACACTGCCTCCTAGGAGCTGGGAGTCTGATGCCTCCACTGAAAGGAGAGCCCATCCCTGAACT GGTTCATAGTATGGTGAATCTAGACGAGACCAATCTCTACACAGGAGCCAAGTATG ATGAGTCCAGAGAGAACTACCGAGATGCTGTCTGTAAAGTGATGAGACAGCTGCTGC ATTACATCCTGGAGCATTCTGAAGATGACACCAAGTCTCTTTTCTCCATCATCAAG ATTATCAGTGACCTGATGCACTTCAAAGGTTCTCACAAACATGAGTTTGACTCTCGCTGGAAGAGCTTCAACCTTGTGAAGAAATCCATGGAAAACAGA CTTCATGGCAGAAAGCAGCACATCAGAGCTCTGCTTATAGACAGAGTCATGCTCCAACATGAG CTGCGAAAGCTGACAGTGGAAGGATGCCAGTACAGGAGCATTCACCAGGCGCTCATGAGAGATCTTCTGAGGCTTTCCACAAGCACCTACAGTCAA GTACGCAGCAGAGCTCAAAATGTGTTGTACACTGCACTGGGAACCTACAATTTCTGCTGCAGAGATCTGATCCCCCATGTCATGGAATTTCTCAACCCGGACAACAGCAGtgtcacacagcagcagttcaAA GGTGCCTTGTACTGTCTGCTGGGGAGTCACGGTGGAGTGTGCCTGGCCAATTTGCACGACTGGGATTGCATTGCCCTCACATGGCCTGCCGTTGTACGTTCTGGCCTCAGCTCAGCCATGTCTCTTGAGAAGCCCTCAATTGTGCGGCTCTTCGATGACCTTGCAGACAAAATTCATCGCCAATATGAGACCATCGGTGTCGACTTCTCT ATCCCTGGCGAGTGCTGTGCTGTGGCCAAACAACTTATGGTTACTGGAAATCCTGTTCCCAAGGAGCCTGTTCCTTCAGAggaagaagcagcagagggTTTGAAGAGGCAGGAGCTCAAGAACTCAGAGTCTGTTGA GAAATACAAACAGCTCATTGGTGATCTGCTGGACTTCCTCAATATCAGGAACAT GCCTTGGAAATTCGAACACATTGCCATTGGCTTCCTGTCATTGCTGCTGAGAGATGACCACGAACTCCCACCACCTGCTGTGACGTTCTTTGTCAAAAACCTCAACCATGACTCTCTCTACGTCCGCAAG GTGGCGATATCAGCTGTGGCAGGGAtattgaaacaaataaagaggCCGCATAAGAAAGTCCCTGTCAGCCCCTCTGAGCTTT GTGGAGGGAAGGAGCTAAGTGGTATTGTTGCAGGGGACCGTCTAGACAACAAGTGGCTCCAGTATAACAGCAGCAGCCTGCCACGCACACAGCAGGAATGGGATGGTTGTGTGTTCGTGGAAAAGACCCACTGGGGATACTACTGTTGGCCAAG AAAACTGATGATGTATGCACCAATGGAGGAGCAACCCAAACAGAACCTGACCAGAGAGGAAATGACAGAG CGGGAACAGATCATCTTTGACCACTTCTCAGACCCAGTATTCATCAACCAGTTCATCGAGTTCCTCTCTCTTGAGGACCGTAAGGGCAAGGACAAGTTTAGCCCTCGCAGGTTCTGTTTGTTCAAG GGATTGTTCCGCAATTTCAGTGATGTCTTTCTTCCCGTGCTGCGGCCACACATGGAGCGCCTAGTGGCCGACACCCACGAGAGCAAGCAGCGTTGTGTTGCAGAGATCATCTCTGGAATGATCAGAGGCTGCAAGCACTGGAGCTATGCAAAG GTTGAGAGCCTTTGGGAGTTGTTGTGTCCACTACTCCGTACTGCCCTGTCCAACATCACAATAGAAACGTATGCAGACTGGGGCACCTGCATTGCCACCGCCTGC GAGAGTAGAGATCCACGCAAGCTCTACTGGCTGTTTGAGATGCTAATGGAGTCTCCAGTCAATGGAGAAGGCGGCTCCTTCGTCGATGCCTG TCGTCTCTATGTGCTGCAAGGAGGCCTAGCGCAGCAAGAGTGGCGTGTTCCAGAGCTCCTCCACAGGTTGCTGCAATACCTGGAGCCCAAACTCACACAGGTCTACAAGAATGTACGGGAACGCATCGGCAG TGTGCTCACGTACATCTTCATGATTGATGTCAACTTGCCATACACTCAGCCAACTACCTCTCCTCGCATCTCGGACTTCACAGAGCGCATTCTGTTGCAGCTGAAGCCTCTTAACGAGGGTGATGAGGAGATCCAGAACCACGTGGTTGAGGAGAATGAGGTGGGAGAGCAGGATGAGAGAACGCAAGCCATCAAGCTTCTCAAAACAG TGCTGAAATGGCTTATTGCAAGTGCTGGTCGCTCCTTCTCCACCGCCGTCCCAGAACATCTGCGGTTGCTTCCTCTGCTCTTCAAG ATTGCTCCAGTTGAGAATGATGACAGTTACGATGAACTGAAGAGGGATGCaaagacctgtctgtctctgatgtCTCAGGGACTCCTTTACACAGAACAGATCCCCATGGTCCTCAGTGCTCTGCAGGAG atTGCTGGCAGCAGCTCCTGGCACGCTCGCTACACGGTGCTCACATACCTCCAGATCATGGTTTTTTACAACCTGTTCACCTTCATGAGTGAAAAGAAAGCCGTGAATGACGTCCGGGCTCTGGTGATACGACTGCTTGAGGATGAACAGCTGGAG GTAAGAGAAATGGCTGCCACTACACTCAGTGGCTTCCTTCAGTGCAATTTCCTGTCCATGGAGGCCCCCATGCAGACACATTTTGAGGCTCTCTGCAAGACTTGCCTGCctaagaagaggaagagggagctGGGCTCTACTGTGGACACCATACCCTCTGCTG aCCTGGTGCGGCGTCATGCAGGTGTTCTCGGGTTGAGTGCTTGTATTCTCTCCAGCCCATATGATGTGCCCACCTGGATGCCTCAGCTGTTGATGGACCTGAGTGCTCACCTGAATGACACACAACCCATTGAA ATGACTGTGAAGAAGACTCTGTCAAACTTCCGACGGACTCACCATGACAACTGGCAGCAACATAAGCAACATTTTACAGATGACCAGTTGCTGGTCCTGACTGACTTGCTGGTCTCCCCCTGTTACTATGCCTAA
- the psme4a gene encoding proteasome activator complex subunit 4A isoform X2 encodes MEKAQCDTLGFVPQKDIVYNKLLPYADKLDDESNDLLSKIKGNLCRAVQLREIWPGVLFWTRKLSTYMRLYGRKFSKEDHVLFIKLLYELVTIPKLEISMMQGLARLLINLLKKRELLSREDLELRWRPLYELHDRILFSKTEHLGLNWFPNSVENVLKTLVKSCRPYFSESATQEMLDEWRPLLCPFDVTMQRAISYFELFLPTTLPPELHNKGFKLWFDELITLWLSVQNLPSWETHLVNIFARLANDNIGYIDWDPYIPKIFTRILRSLNLPVGTSQMMVSRYVTNAYDISHVVLWVSSLLGGPSKQAQAQLSGLFNSITSFFHPSNHGRWLMKLMKLLQRLPASVVRRLHRERYRKPTWLTPIPDSHKLTEEDITGFVESMMQPVLLAMFSKTGSLDAAQALQNLALMRPELVIPPVLEKTYPAMETLTEPHQLTATLSCMIGVARSLVSGGQRFPEGPTHMLPLLMRALPGVDPNDFSKCMITFQFIATFVTLVPLVDCSSALHERTDLTEVEREMCSASAEFEDFVLQFMDRCFALIDSSTLEQTREETETEKMTHLESLVELGLSSTFSTILTQCSLDIFKVALEKVFNFATTNIFETRVAGRMVADMCRAASKCHPAETLKVFVPHCCNIINQIAANEEVLNEEELDKEFLWNLQLLSEVTRVDGDKVLPYRSVLVQILQLTLHLKCKQGYTLACNLLHHILRSSALIYPTEYCSMPGGFHQPISDYLPIKDWGRPGDLWNLDIRWHVPSVEETSFAFYLLDLILQPELQRLQRFAQGEQDMSRDDVLQSLTIIQHCLLGAGSLMPPLKGEPIPELVHSMVNLDETNLYTGAKYDESRENYRDAVCKVMRQLLHYILEHSEDDTKSLFSIIKIISDLMHFKGSHKHEFDSRWKSFNLVKKSMENRLHGRKQHIRALLIDRVMLQHELRKLTVEGCQYRSIHQALMRDLLRLSTSTYSQVRSRAQNVLYTALGTYNFCCRDLIPHVMEFLNPDNSSVTQQQFKGALYCLLGSHGGVCLANLHDWDCIALTWPAVVRSGLSSAMSLEKPSIVRLFDDLADKIHRQYETIGVDFSIPGECCAVAKQLMVTGNPVPKEPVPSEEEAAEGLKRQELKNSESVEKYKQLIGDLLDFLNIRNMPWKFEHIAIGFLSLLLRDDHELPPPAVTFFVKNLNHDSLYVRKVAISAVAGILKQIKRPHKKVPVSPSELCGGKELSGIVAGDRLDNKWLQYNSSSLPRTQQEWDGCVFVEKTHWGYYCWPRKLMMYAPMEEQPKQNLTREEMTEREQIIFDHFSDPVFINQFIEFLSLEDRKGKDKFSPRRFCLFKGLFRNFSDVFLPVLRPHMERLVADTHESKQRCVAEIISGMIRGCKHWSYAKVESLWELLCPLLRTALSNITIETYADWGTCIATACESRDPRKLYWLFEMLMESPVNGEGGSFVDACRLYVLQGGLAQQEWRVPELLHRLLQYLEPKLTQVYKNVRERIGSVLTYIFMIDVNLPYTQPTTSPRISDFTERILLQLKPLNEGDEEIQNHVVEENEVGEQDERTQAIKLLKTVLKWLIASAGRSFSTAVPEHLRLLPLLFKIAPVENDDSYDELKRDAKTCLSLMSQGLLYTEQIPMVLSALQEIAGSSSWHARYTVLTYLQIMVFYNLFTFMSEKKAVNDVRALVIRLLEDEQLEVREMAATTLSGFLQCNFLSMEAPMQTHFEALCKTCLPKKRKRELGSTVDTIPSADLVRRHAGVLGLSACILSSPYDVPTWMPQLLMDLSAHLNDTQPIEMTVKKTLSNFRRTHHDNWQQHKQHFTDDQLLVLTDLLVSPCYYA; translated from the exons ATACTTTTCAGAGTCTGCTACTCAGGAGATGCTGGATGAATGGAGACCACTCCTCTGTCCCTTTGATGTCACCATGCAAAGAGCAATTAGCTACTTTGAGCTCTTTCTACCCACGACTCTGCCTCCTGAGCTGCACAACAAGGGGTTCAA gtTGTGGTTTGATGAGTTGATCACCTTATGGTTGTCTGTGCAAAATCTTCCAAGCTGGGAAACG CATCTGGTTAATATCTTTGCCCGCTTGGCCAATGACAACATTGGCTACATTGATTGGGACCCTTACATCCCTAAG ATTTTCACCAGAATTTTGAGGAGTTTGAATCTCCCTGTGGGGACCAGTCAGATGATGGTATCACGATATGTCACTAATGCCTATGACATCAGCCATGTGGTGCTTTGGGTCTCATCCCTCCTG GGAGGACCTAGCAAACAAGCTCAAGCACAGCTCAGTGGCCTTTTCAACAGTATAACATCCTTCTTCCACCCATCAAACCATGGCCGCTGGCTG ATGAAGCTCATGAAGCTGCTCCAACGTCTTCCAGCCAGCGTGGTACGACGGCTGCACCGAGAGCGCTACAGAAAGCCCACATGGCTAACGCCAATACCAGACAGTCACAAGCTCACAGAGGAAGATATCACAGGCTTTGTGGAAAGTATGATGCAGCCGGTGCTGCTGGCCATGTTCAGCAAGACGGGCAGTCTCGATGCAGCCCAGGCCCTGCAAAACCTAGCCCTAATGAGGCCTGAGTTGGTCATTCCCCCCGTGCTGGAGAA AACGTACCCTGCTATGGAGACTCTAACAGAGCCACACCAGCTGACAGCCACTCTGAGCTGCATGATTGGTGTGGCACGGAGCCTAGTGTCAGGTGGGCAGCGCTTTCCTGAGGGGCCCACTCACATGCTGCCTCTTCTCATGAGGGCTTTGCCGGGTGTTGACCCAAATGACTTCAGCAAGTGCATG ATCACATTCCAATTTATTGCTACGTTTGTGACTCTTGTGCCTTTGGTGGACTGTTCGTCTGCCCTACATGAAAGAACTGACTTGACGGAG GTGGAAAGAGAGATGTGCTCAGCTTCAGCTGAATTTGAAGACTTTGTGCTTCAGTTCATGGACAG ATGCTTTGCCCTGATAGACAGCAGCACTCTGGAACAAACTCGcgaggaaacagaaacagagaaaatgactCATTTGGAGAGTCTGGTAGAGCTTGGCCTGTCTTCAACCTTTAGCACCATCCTCACACAGTGCTCCTTGGACATCTTCAAG GTGGCTCTGGAAAAGGTGTTCAACTTTGCAACCACCAACATCTTTGAGACACGTGTAGCTGGGAGAATGGTGGCTGACATGTGCAGAGCTGCTTCCAAG tGTCACCCTGCAGAGACTCTCAAGGTGTTTGTGCCTCACTGCTGCAATATCATAAACCAAATCGCTGCCA atgagGAAGTGTTGAATGAGGAGGAGCTTGACAAGGAGTTCTTGTGGAATCTCCAGCTACTGTCTGAG GTGACCCGGGTGGATGGTGACAAGGTCCTACCTTATCGTTCTGTCCTGGTTCAGATTTTGCAGTTGACGCTCCACCTCAAGTGTAAGCAGGGCTACACTCTAGCCTGCAACCTGCTGCACCACATCCTTCGCTCCTCAGCCCTCATCTACCCCACAGAGTACTGCAGTATGCCAGGAGGCTTCCACCAACCAATCAGTGACTACTTACCCATCAAG GACTGGGGTCGGCCCGGGGACCTGTGGAATTTGGATATCCGATGGCATGTGCCCAGTGTTGAAGAGACCTCCTTCGCTTTTTATCTACTGGACCTGATACTCCAGCCTGAACTTCAGCGCCTTCAGAGATTTGCACAGGGAGAACAGGACATGAGCAG agatGACGTCCTACAGAGCCTGACCATTATTCAACACTGCCTCCTAGGAGCTGGGAGTCTGATGCCTCCACTGAAAGGAGAGCCCATCCCTGAACT GGTTCATAGTATGGTGAATCTAGACGAGACCAATCTCTACACAGGAGCCAAGTATG ATGAGTCCAGAGAGAACTACCGAGATGCTGTCTGTAAAGTGATGAGACAGCTGCTGC ATTACATCCTGGAGCATTCTGAAGATGACACCAAGTCTCTTTTCTCCATCATCAAG ATTATCAGTGACCTGATGCACTTCAAAGGTTCTCACAAACATGAGTTTGACTCTCGCTGGAAGAGCTTCAACCTTGTGAAGAAATCCATGGAAAACAGA CTTCATGGCAGAAAGCAGCACATCAGAGCTCTGCTTATAGACAGAGTCATGCTCCAACATGAG CTGCGAAAGCTGACAGTGGAAGGATGCCAGTACAGGAGCATTCACCAGGCGCTCATGAGAGATCTTCTGAGGCTTTCCACAAGCACCTACAGTCAA GTACGCAGCAGAGCTCAAAATGTGTTGTACACTGCACTGGGAACCTACAATTTCTGCTGCAGAGATCTGATCCCCCATGTCATGGAATTTCTCAACCCGGACAACAGCAGtgtcacacagcagcagttcaAA GGTGCCTTGTACTGTCTGCTGGGGAGTCACGGTGGAGTGTGCCTGGCCAATTTGCACGACTGGGATTGCATTGCCCTCACATGGCCTGCCGTTGTACGTTCTGGCCTCAGCTCAGCCATGTCTCTTGAGAAGCCCTCAATTGTGCGGCTCTTCGATGACCTTGCAGACAAAATTCATCGCCAATATGAGACCATCGGTGTCGACTTCTCT ATCCCTGGCGAGTGCTGTGCTGTGGCCAAACAACTTATGGTTACTGGAAATCCTGTTCCCAAGGAGCCTGTTCCTTCAGAggaagaagcagcagagggTTTGAAGAGGCAGGAGCTCAAGAACTCAGAGTCTGTTGA GAAATACAAACAGCTCATTGGTGATCTGCTGGACTTCCTCAATATCAGGAACAT GCCTTGGAAATTCGAACACATTGCCATTGGCTTCCTGTCATTGCTGCTGAGAGATGACCACGAACTCCCACCACCTGCTGTGACGTTCTTTGTCAAAAACCTCAACCATGACTCTCTCTACGTCCGCAAG GTGGCGATATCAGCTGTGGCAGGGAtattgaaacaaataaagaggCCGCATAAGAAAGTCCCTGTCAGCCCCTCTGAGCTTT GTGGAGGGAAGGAGCTAAGTGGTATTGTTGCAGGGGACCGTCTAGACAACAAGTGGCTCCAGTATAACAGCAGCAGCCTGCCACGCACACAGCAGGAATGGGATGGTTGTGTGTTCGTGGAAAAGACCCACTGGGGATACTACTGTTGGCCAAG AAAACTGATGATGTATGCACCAATGGAGGAGCAACCCAAACAGAACCTGACCAGAGAGGAAATGACAGAG CGGGAACAGATCATCTTTGACCACTTCTCAGACCCAGTATTCATCAACCAGTTCATCGAGTTCCTCTCTCTTGAGGACCGTAAGGGCAAGGACAAGTTTAGCCCTCGCAGGTTCTGTTTGTTCAAG GGATTGTTCCGCAATTTCAGTGATGTCTTTCTTCCCGTGCTGCGGCCACACATGGAGCGCCTAGTGGCCGACACCCACGAGAGCAAGCAGCGTTGTGTTGCAGAGATCATCTCTGGAATGATCAGAGGCTGCAAGCACTGGAGCTATGCAAAG GTTGAGAGCCTTTGGGAGTTGTTGTGTCCACTACTCCGTACTGCCCTGTCCAACATCACAATAGAAACGTATGCAGACTGGGGCACCTGCATTGCCACCGCCTGC GAGAGTAGAGATCCACGCAAGCTCTACTGGCTGTTTGAGATGCTAATGGAGTCTCCAGTCAATGGAGAAGGCGGCTCCTTCGTCGATGCCTG TCGTCTCTATGTGCTGCAAGGAGGCCTAGCGCAGCAAGAGTGGCGTGTTCCAGAGCTCCTCCACAGGTTGCTGCAATACCTGGAGCCCAAACTCACACAGGTCTACAAGAATGTACGGGAACGCATCGGCAG TGTGCTCACGTACATCTTCATGATTGATGTCAACTTGCCATACACTCAGCCAACTACCTCTCCTCGCATCTCGGACTTCACAGAGCGCATTCTGTTGCAGCTGAAGCCTCTTAACGAGGGTGATGAGGAGATCCAGAACCACGTGGTTGAGGAGAATGAGGTGGGAGAGCAGGATGAGAGAACGCAAGCCATCAAGCTTCTCAAAACAG TGCTGAAATGGCTTATTGCAAGTGCTGGTCGCTCCTTCTCCACCGCCGTCCCAGAACATCTGCGGTTGCTTCCTCTGCTCTTCAAG ATTGCTCCAGTTGAGAATGATGACAGTTACGATGAACTGAAGAGGGATGCaaagacctgtctgtctctgatgtCTCAGGGACTCCTTTACACAGAACAGATCCCCATGGTCCTCAGTGCTCTGCAGGAG atTGCTGGCAGCAGCTCCTGGCACGCTCGCTACACGGTGCTCACATACCTCCAGATCATGGTTTTTTACAACCTGTTCACCTTCATGAGTGAAAAGAAAGCCGTGAATGACGTCCGGGCTCTGGTGATACGACTGCTTGAGGATGAACAGCTGGAG GTAAGAGAAATGGCTGCCACTACACTCAGTGGCTTCCTTCAGTGCAATTTCCTGTCCATGGAGGCCCCCATGCAGACACATTTTGAGGCTCTCTGCAAGACTTGCCTGCctaagaagaggaagagggagctGGGCTCTACTGTGGACACCATACCCTCTGCTG aCCTGGTGCGGCGTCATGCAGGTGTTCTCGGGTTGAGTGCTTGTATTCTCTCCAGCCCATATGATGTGCCCACCTGGATGCCTCAGCTGTTGATGGACCTGAGTGCTCACCTGAATGACACACAACCCATTGAA ATGACTGTGAAGAAGACTCTGTCAAACTTCCGACGGACTCACCATGACAACTGGCAGCAACATAAGCAACATTTTACAGATGACCAGTTGCTGGTCCTGACTGACTTGCTGGTCTCCCCCTGTTACTATGCCTAA